One genomic region from Indicator indicator isolate 239-I01 chromosome 7, UM_Iind_1.1, whole genome shotgun sequence encodes:
- the DPCD gene encoding protein DPCD isoform X1, which produces MAVPSWLERLRAASKTALVQDGIRKIHYLFEDGKEMAEEYDVKTGVLVSRKWREKNTLGGSGKWQVEVGEPISPLLGALESELIKESSSNPVFMRKDTLSSFQWRIRNLPYPKEVYSVSVEQEQRCCVIRTTNKKYYKKFSIPDLDRYQLPLDAAALSFTHANNTLIITYQKPKEILAAEEQLQKELKKIKVANSGDGDCKTQ; this is translated from the exons ATGGCCGTGCCGAGCTGGCTGGAGAGGCTGCGGGCTGCCAGCAAGACAGCGCTGGTCCAGGACG GGATACGGAAGATCCACTACCTGTTCGAGGATGGGAAGGAGATGGCTGAAGAGTACGATGTGAAGACCGGTGTGTTAGTGA GTAGAAAATGGCGAGAGAAGAACACTCTTGGGGGCTCTGGCAAGTGGCAGGTTGAAGTGGGAGAGCCAATCTCACCGCTCCTGGGAGCACTGGAATCAGAGCTCAtaaaggaaagcagctccaat CCTGTCTTCATGAGGAAGGATACCCTGAGCAGCTTCCAGTGGCGGATCCGTAACCTGCCCTACCCCAAGGAGGTCTACAGCGTCTCTGTCGAGCAGGAGCAGCGCTGCTGTGTCATCCGGACCACCAACAAGAA GTACTACAAAAAGTTCTCTATTCCTGACCTGGATCGCTACCAGCTCCCCTTGGACgcagctgctctcagcttcACCCATGCCAACAACACCCTGATCATCACG TACCAGAAACCAAAGGAGATCctggctgcagaagagcagctgcagaaggagctgaagAAGATAAAGGTAGCTAACAGTGGGGATGGCGACTGCAAGACCCAGTAG
- the DPCD gene encoding protein DPCD isoform X2: MAVPSWLERLRAASKTALVQDGIRKIHYLFEDGKEMAEEYDVKTGVLVSRKWREKNTLGGSGKWQVEVGEPISPLLGALESELIKESSSNPVFMRKDTLSSFQWRIRNLPYPKEVYSVSVEQEQRCCVIRTTNKKHRLPLDAAALSFTHANNTLIITYQKPKEILAAEEQLQKELKKIKVANSGDGDCKTQ, from the exons ATGGCCGTGCCGAGCTGGCTGGAGAGGCTGCGGGCTGCCAGCAAGACAGCGCTGGTCCAGGACG GGATACGGAAGATCCACTACCTGTTCGAGGATGGGAAGGAGATGGCTGAAGAGTACGATGTGAAGACCGGTGTGTTAGTGA GTAGAAAATGGCGAGAGAAGAACACTCTTGGGGGCTCTGGCAAGTGGCAGGTTGAAGTGGGAGAGCCAATCTCACCGCTCCTGGGAGCACTGGAATCAGAGCTCAtaaaggaaagcagctccaat CCTGTCTTCATGAGGAAGGATACCCTGAGCAGCTTCCAGTGGCGGATCCGTAACCTGCCCTACCCCAAGGAGGTCTACAGCGTCTCTGTCGAGCAGGAGCAGCGCTGCTGTGTCATCCGGACCACCAACAAGAA GCATAGA CTCCCCTTGGACgcagctgctctcagcttcACCCATGCCAACAACACCCTGATCATCACG TACCAGAAACCAAAGGAGATCctggctgcagaagagcagctgcagaaggagctgaagAAGATAAAGGTAGCTAACAGTGGGGATGGCGACTGCAAGACCCAGTAG